The following proteins are encoded in a genomic region of Streptomyces collinus Tu 365:
- a CDS encoding sodium-dependent transporter produces MNKQPSPRGRAIVLAYAAALLLPEPGLWLRGAHSLPLGAAGALPLPTAQLLLGLVLLSAGLQVPSRALGSLLRHPTAVLAGLALHLAIPLLAVPAVAFLLRWTPDTDGGSGLVTAMILIVAMPVAAGATVWTGGGAGDQPTMVGLVLASTLLSPVTVPLIIGALLPLLSGGYARTLAAAEHTIEGGFALAGVVLPCAVGVLCRLALPAPWLSRVLGAVVPAAVMGSLVLTYVNACGALGSFLTRPRLLLTAAALGVATSVCLLSFAVGRWATRLLRLDSPTASSVTLACGMNNSSASAVLITSALPGKPHLLLPVLAYGLVQKTAAGRLVRRRGSGARR; encoded by the coding sequence ATGAACAAGCAGCCGTCTCCGCGCGGCCGCGCGATCGTCCTCGCGTACGCCGCCGCCCTGCTCCTGCCGGAGCCCGGGCTGTGGCTGCGCGGCGCCCACTCGCTGCCGCTCGGCGCGGCGGGCGCGTTACCACTGCCGACGGCGCAACTCCTGCTCGGTCTCGTGCTGTTGTCGGCCGGACTTCAGGTGCCGTCACGCGCGCTCGGATCACTGCTGCGACACCCGACGGCCGTGCTGGCCGGACTCGCCCTGCATCTTGCGATCCCGCTGCTGGCCGTTCCCGCCGTCGCGTTCCTGTTGCGCTGGACGCCCGACACCGACGGGGGCAGCGGCCTGGTCACCGCCATGATCCTCATCGTGGCGATGCCCGTCGCGGCCGGGGCCACCGTGTGGACCGGCGGCGGAGCGGGCGACCAGCCGACCATGGTCGGACTCGTCCTCGCCTCCACGCTCCTCAGCCCGGTCACCGTCCCGCTGATCATCGGCGCCCTGCTGCCGCTGCTCAGCGGCGGCTACGCGCGCACCTTGGCCGCGGCCGAGCACACCATCGAGGGCGGATTCGCCCTCGCGGGCGTCGTGTTGCCCTGTGCCGTCGGGGTGTTGTGCCGCCTCGCGCTGCCCGCGCCGTGGCTGAGCCGGGTACTCGGCGCCGTCGTACCCGCGGCCGTGATGGGCTCGCTCGTCCTGACCTACGTCAACGCATGCGGCGCCCTCGGTTCCTTCCTGACCCGTCCTCGACTCCTGTTGACGGCCGCCGCGCTGGGCGTGGCGACGAGCGTGTGCCTGCTGTCGTTCGCGGTCGGCCGCTGGGCCACGCGTCTGCTGCGGCTGGACTCCCCCACCGCCTCGTCGGTCACGCTCGCCTGCGGCATGAACAACAGCAGCGCGAGCGCGGTCCTGATCACCAGCGCACTGCCCGGCAAGCCCCACCTGCTCCTGCCGGTGCTCGCCTACGGTCTGGTGCAGAAGACCGCCGCCGGCCGGCTGGTGCGCCGGCGGGGGTCCGGCGCACGTCGGTGA
- a CDS encoding SpoIIE family protein phosphatase: protein MTGPQTALEAIGAGAYVVDEQGCIVVVNARAERLLGRTADELVGKDAHDLLHRGPLGQSLPATRCNMRQAFHAGRPAQGDEDYFVRADGSLLPISWLVTPYGPGDRPSHTLIVFHPAERPAAGPGPGGAAELSELERLALLAETTTQLTSTLDVDEALHRLVALVLPRLADWVVIDLITERDEVWRAAVVEADGDRFVHHEELQGPMPPVPETSPRPLSRALRGVTSTLAGPETYQVAPDSGIAVEQRHLFDASGMHSAAIAPIRGAREVLGAMTLGRTRKPGNFTVADLPLFEDIARRAGLALDNARLYQRQRKVAETMQNHLLPQMPRVPGLHMTVRYLPAPDASQVGGDWYDAFTLSDGATALAVGDVVGHDLEAAAGMAQLRNMLRAYAWGHHEPPSRIVERLDEAIMPITDVAMATLILARVNRDAGQWRLTWTNAGHPPPLLVTRDGLTDYLTEGHGLLLGTGVHTTRRDATVALPPGSTVLLYTDGLVEVPGRTLDDGLNRLRQHAAALAHRPLSSFTDQLLERVHPPGHDDVALLALQIPS from the coding sequence ATGACAGGTCCGCAGACGGCACTGGAGGCCATCGGGGCCGGTGCGTACGTCGTCGACGAGCAGGGCTGCATCGTCGTGGTCAACGCACGGGCCGAGCGCCTGCTGGGCCGCACGGCGGACGAACTCGTCGGCAAGGACGCCCACGACCTCCTGCACCGGGGGCCGCTGGGCCAGTCCCTGCCGGCGACCCGGTGCAACATGCGGCAGGCTTTCCACGCCGGACGTCCGGCGCAGGGCGACGAGGACTACTTCGTCCGTGCCGACGGCTCGCTGCTGCCGATCTCGTGGCTCGTCACCCCGTACGGACCCGGCGACCGCCCGTCCCACACGCTGATCGTCTTCCACCCCGCGGAGCGCCCGGCCGCCGGGCCGGGACCGGGCGGCGCGGCCGAGCTGAGCGAGCTGGAGCGGCTTGCGCTGCTGGCGGAGACCACGACACAGCTGACCTCGACCCTGGACGTCGACGAGGCGCTGCACCGGCTGGTCGCCCTCGTCCTGCCCAGGCTGGCGGACTGGGTCGTCATCGACCTGATCACCGAGCGCGACGAGGTGTGGCGCGCCGCCGTGGTCGAGGCCGACGGGGACCGCTTCGTGCACCACGAGGAGCTCCAGGGGCCGATGCCCCCGGTGCCCGAGACGTCTCCGCGGCCCCTGTCACGGGCCTTGCGCGGCGTCACCTCCACCCTGGCAGGACCCGAGACCTATCAGGTCGCCCCGGATTCCGGCATCGCGGTCGAGCAGCGCCACCTCTTCGACGCGTCCGGTATGCATTCCGCCGCCATCGCGCCCATCCGGGGCGCCCGGGAGGTGCTGGGGGCGATGACCCTGGGCCGCACCCGGAAGCCGGGCAACTTCACCGTCGCCGACCTGCCGCTGTTCGAGGACATCGCGCGCCGGGCGGGCCTCGCCCTGGACAACGCCCGCCTCTACCAGCGCCAGCGCAAGGTCGCCGAGACGATGCAGAACCACCTGCTGCCGCAGATGCCGCGGGTGCCCGGACTGCACATGACCGTCCGCTACCTGCCGGCCCCCGACGCCTCACAGGTCGGCGGTGACTGGTACGACGCCTTCACGCTGTCCGACGGTGCCACCGCCCTGGCCGTCGGGGACGTCGTCGGCCACGACCTGGAGGCCGCCGCCGGCATGGCCCAGCTGCGGAACATGCTGCGCGCCTACGCCTGGGGACACCACGAGCCGCCCAGCCGGATCGTCGAGCGCCTCGACGAGGCGATCATGCCCATCACCGACGTCGCCATGGCCACGCTCATCCTGGCCCGCGTCAACCGCGACGCAGGGCAGTGGCGACTGACCTGGACCAACGCGGGCCACCCGCCGCCGCTGCTCGTCACCCGCGACGGTCTGACCGACTACCTCACCGAAGGCCACGGTCTGCTGCTGGGCACCGGAGTCCACACCACCCGTCGCGACGCCACGGTGGCGCTGCCGCCGGGCAGCACCGTCCTGCTGTACACGGACGGCCTCGTGGAGGTCCCCGGCCGCACGCTCGACGACGGCCTGAACCGCCTGCGCCAGCACGCCGCCGCCCTGGCCCACCGCCCGCTGTCGTCCTTCACCGACCAACTCCTCGAACGCGTCCACCCGCCCGGCCACGACGACGTCGCCCTCCTCGCCCTCCAGATCCCGTCGTGA
- a CDS encoding DeoR/GlpR family DNA-binding transcription regulator, with translation MPPRARRSRTIVGPPRPRGTAWPEHSRIRTYRRPAGPWLPVVFNHRMSNADRHALIAQAVRESGSATVQELAELTGASEMTIRRDLDALAAQGVLERVRGGARTLLLRGEEPPFAFRSREAVDAKRRIAAEVASIVADGETIVLDSGTTCVEVARLLRHRPVTVMPLSLQAIHVLSDPPGPASLMVPGGRPRAAEGALTGPLTLASLAALRFDTAIVGCCGLSAAEGLTAYDLDDAAVKKAVIASARRIVVATDGSKLGRTAHAYVGPSALLHTLVTDTAAPADEVGALEGAGTVVKSV, from the coding sequence GTGCCCCCTCGGGCCCGACGATCTCGCACCATTGTCGGCCCCCCACGTCCGAGGGGCACGGCCTGGCCCGAGCACAGCCGGATACGTACGTACCGGCGGCCGGCAGGACCATGGCTGCCGGTGGTGTTCAATCACCGTATGAGCAACGCAGACCGTCACGCGCTGATCGCGCAGGCTGTCAGGGAGTCGGGCAGTGCCACGGTCCAGGAACTCGCCGAACTGACCGGCGCCTCCGAGATGACCATCCGGCGCGACCTGGACGCGCTGGCCGCGCAGGGCGTCCTGGAACGCGTCCGCGGTGGGGCCCGCACACTGCTGCTCAGGGGCGAGGAGCCGCCCTTCGCCTTCCGGTCCCGTGAGGCCGTCGACGCCAAGCGCAGGATCGCGGCCGAGGTGGCCTCGATCGTCGCCGACGGGGAGACCATCGTCCTGGACAGCGGTACCACGTGCGTGGAGGTGGCCCGGCTGCTGCGGCACCGGCCCGTCACCGTGATGCCCCTGTCCTTGCAGGCCATCCACGTCCTCAGCGACCCACCGGGCCCAGCCTCGCTGATGGTGCCCGGCGGCCGGCCACGCGCCGCCGAGGGGGCCCTGACCGGCCCGCTCACCCTCGCCTCGCTGGCCGCGCTGCGCTTCGACACCGCGATCGTCGGCTGCTGCGGTCTGAGCGCGGCCGAGGGGCTGACCGCGTACGACCTCGACGACGCGGCGGTGAAGAAGGCGGTCATCGCCTCCGCCCGCCGCATCGTCGTCGCCACGGACGGCAGCAAGCTCGGCCGCACCGCCCACGCCTACGTCGGCCCGTCCGCACTCCTGCACACCCTTGTCACCGACACCGCGGCACCGGCCGACGAGGTGGGCGCGCTCGAGGGCGCGGGCACGGTCGTCAAGAGCGTCTGA
- a CDS encoding NAD(P)/FAD-dependent oxidoreductase: MADSTTPYTSDALPDDTVDVVVIGGGAAGLNGALMLARSRRSVVVIDSGTPRNAPAEAMHGFIVLDGTPPAEILGRGREQVRQYGGRVVLGEVAAAEPAPVSPDGDLRFTVTLSDGRSVTARRVLVATGLRDVLPEVPGLAEHWGHGVVHCPYCHGWEVRDESIGILATGPASVHHALLFRQLTEDLVYFTGGTALDEDSRARFAARGIRTVDTPVREVVTDDDGALAGVRLADGRLVARRVLAVATRMRARTEGLEGLKLPMEDLPDGVGRRFVSGTAGDTEVPGVWVAGNATDLVAQVGASAAAGALAGAHINALLVAADTDAALAAAGGQAVL, translated from the coding sequence ATGGCTGATTCGACCACCCCGTACACGAGCGACGCCCTTCCCGACGACACCGTCGACGTGGTGGTGATCGGCGGCGGGGCCGCGGGCCTGAACGGCGCGCTGATGCTGGCCCGTTCCCGCCGCTCGGTCGTCGTGATCGACAGCGGCACCCCGCGCAACGCCCCGGCCGAGGCGATGCACGGATTCATCGTCCTGGACGGCACCCCGCCGGCCGAGATCCTTGGCCGGGGGCGCGAGCAGGTCCGCCAGTACGGCGGCCGCGTCGTCCTCGGCGAGGTGGCCGCGGCCGAACCCGCGCCGGTGTCGCCCGACGGCGACCTGCGTTTCACCGTCACCCTGTCCGACGGCCGGAGCGTCACCGCGCGCCGTGTGCTGGTGGCCACCGGTCTGCGGGACGTGCTGCCCGAGGTCCCCGGCCTCGCCGAGCACTGGGGGCACGGTGTGGTGCACTGCCCGTACTGCCACGGCTGGGAGGTGCGCGACGAATCCATCGGCATCCTCGCCACCGGCCCGGCCTCCGTCCACCACGCCCTCCTCTTCCGCCAACTGACCGAGGACCTGGTCTACTTCACCGGCGGGACCGCCCTCGACGAGGACTCCCGAGCCCGGTTCGCGGCGCGCGGCATCCGCACCGTGGACACCCCGGTGCGGGAGGTCGTCACCGACGACGACGGCGCGCTCGCGGGCGTGCGGCTGGCCGACGGCCGGCTCGTGGCACGGCGCGTCCTCGCGGTCGCCACGCGGATGCGGGCCCGCACCGAGGGGCTGGAGGGTCTGAAGCTGCCCATGGAGGACCTGCCCGACGGCGTGGGCCGCCGCTTCGTCTCCGGCACGGCCGGTGACACCGAGGTGCCCGGTGTGTGGGTGGCGGGCAACGCCACCGACCTCGTCGCCCAGGTCGGCGCCTCAGCGGCCGCCGGCGCCCTGGCCGGCGCCCACATCAACGCCCTGCTGGTCGCCGCGGACACCGACGCGGCCCTCGCCGCGGCCGGAGGCCAGGCGGTGCTCTGA
- a CDS encoding helix-turn-helix domain-containing protein has product MTQEDGELDGLVRKRIRALRLAQGWSLDELATRANLSQSSLSRIENGRRRLALDQLVILARALGTTLDQLVETAADDVVTGPTIDAAHGLMRWALKSDPGVSVMRRRMTEPPPENPAHMRAHPGREWLVVLSGTAVLMLGHRRFRIETNQAAEFPTMMPHAIGAEGGPCDILGIFDRDARRGHQRETGEGDTQGAYG; this is encoded by the coding sequence ATGACGCAAGAAGACGGTGAGCTGGACGGCCTCGTACGCAAGCGCATCCGGGCTCTGCGCCTCGCGCAGGGCTGGTCGCTGGACGAGCTGGCCACCCGCGCCAACCTCAGCCAGTCCTCGCTGAGCCGCATCGAGAACGGCCGGCGCCGCCTCGCGCTGGACCAACTGGTCATCCTGGCCCGCGCGCTGGGCACCACACTGGATCAGCTCGTGGAGACCGCCGCCGACGACGTGGTCACCGGCCCGACGATCGACGCCGCCCACGGCCTGATGCGCTGGGCCCTGAAAAGCGACCCCGGGGTGAGCGTGATGCGCCGGCGCATGACCGAACCGCCGCCAGAGAACCCGGCGCACATGCGCGCCCACCCCGGGCGTGAATGGCTCGTCGTGCTCTCCGGCACCGCGGTCCTCATGCTGGGTCACCGCCGTTTCCGCATCGAGACCAACCAGGCGGCCGAGTTCCCCACGATGATGCCGCACGCCATCGGCGCCGAGGGCGGCCCCTGCGACATCCTGGGCATCTTCGACCGCGACGCCCGCCGCGGCCACCAGCGCGAGACCGGCGAGGGCGACACCCAGGGCGCCTACGGCTGA
- a CDS encoding class I SAM-dependent methyltransferase codes for MDHPHTPAHTPQHDTHHDTHDSAHHGARDAEPAAQHGHQQRHDADDQAELLDLDAEVLAEHTASITAWLPLETAPRRIVDLGCGTGTGTFALLDRFPDAHVIAVDSSAVHLRHLRKKACARGLEQRVRTVQADLDDTAWPALGSPDLVWASASMHHMAHPERALRNVREALAPGGLFAVVELAGFPRFLPANAPGDRPGLEERCHAVTDRLDAERMPHRGADWGPMLTAAGFTVEGRRTLAVAIEGSRGEAIGRYALGGLRRIRDFVAPELSPEDRTALDRLLDTDGPHSILRRDDLAVRTERTVWAARRA; via the coding sequence ATGGACCACCCGCACACGCCTGCACACACCCCGCAGCACGACACACACCACGATACCCACGACAGCGCTCACCACGGCGCTCGGGATGCCGAGCCCGCCGCCCAGCACGGCCACCAACAGCGGCACGACGCCGACGACCAGGCGGAACTCCTCGACCTCGACGCCGAGGTGCTCGCTGAGCACACGGCCTCCATCACGGCGTGGCTGCCGCTGGAGACCGCCCCCCGGCGGATCGTGGACCTGGGCTGCGGCACGGGCACGGGCACCTTCGCCCTCCTCGACCGCTTCCCCGACGCGCACGTCATCGCCGTCGACTCCTCCGCCGTACACCTGCGGCACCTGCGCAAGAAGGCGTGCGCCCGGGGCCTGGAGCAGCGTGTGCGTACCGTGCAGGCCGACCTCGACGACACCGCATGGCCCGCTCTCGGCTCGCCCGACCTGGTGTGGGCTTCGGCCTCGATGCACCACATGGCCCACCCCGAGCGTGCCCTGCGCAACGTCCGCGAAGCCCTCGCGCCCGGCGGCCTGTTCGCCGTCGTCGAGCTGGCCGGATTCCCGCGTTTCCTGCCCGCGAACGCGCCCGGGGACCGGCCCGGCCTGGAAGAGCGCTGCCATGCCGTGACCGACCGCCTCGACGCCGAGCGCATGCCCCACCGCGGCGCCGACTGGGGTCCGATGCTGACCGCCGCCGGCTTCACGGTCGAGGGCCGACGCACCCTCGCCGTGGCCATCGAGGGCTCCCGCGGCGAGGCGATCGGCCGCTACGCCCTCGGCGGCCTGCGACGCATCCGCGACTTCGTCGCACCCGAGCTCTCCCCCGAGGACCGCACGGCACTCGACCGACTCCTCGACACGGACGGCCCGCACAGCATCCTGCGCCGCGACGACCTGGCGGTACGCACCGAACGCACCGTGTGGGCCGCACGCCGCGCCTGA
- a CDS encoding SpoIIE family protein phosphatase: protein MNTRGSDANDIGASIPHASRPPHQPWGLRSVPPVRPLERHRMRMRLLDAVHEDRRDVEVLLTALQHAVAEVRGLGGMVHLPGGGMSGILYLVADSGLPEPMARPWLIIPVRGTAPPSMAARDDALAWQPELTPPDPVPGRDPAALWPSGLPAGIGHLAVPLPGDGRRRGALSVLFAPGDRPSAAECAFLDEVAAWMSAGLRSSGTLNPSPTLVRALEDGPGTREEPRPDAAGGAPALTYTWDLCTGALTADRPVEDVLTGIDPGVMSGGIEAWAALIHPDDLPGAVAGFDTGIQLRGGFQNEYRIRRQDGTYLWIEARARTLTDDEGNPVMVAGTLRDSSETHAAAESVGRALRHMSDGFVALDADWRIGFLNPAAERLLGAAGEVAGALLWNIPAVRAVPELEHLCRATAAEGRPAEFDVPGPEGTSWYHLRLVPVPEGLTLYITDTTERHLREAERVAAERAAAERAALVQRVTRELAEAVTAQDVMAAVADGVTAPLGATGLVMLGVAGDRLAVIGSQGHPDRFCRLLDGMWTVGDATNPVADALRTRTPLCVSSPEEIVQRYPGTGTLLREGGEQAWAILPLAVSGREIGAAVISFDRPRTLDDDERTLLTALSGLIAQALERAGLYDEATTRARTLQRSLLPQALPELPEVTTAARYQPATHGADVGGDWYDVIPLSAARVALVIGDVMGHGMAEAATMGGLRTAVRTLSELELPPDEILGHLNDIVGELGTDAFATCLYGVWDPVTRRLSYASAGQPPPAVAHPDGTVAFLPMAPDPPLGVAAPPFETLETVLPEGSLLALYSDGLVESKDRDVTTGMNHLAALLSRSVRSMPASPAEPFDLDALCASLTSALLPSHGAMVDDAALLLARPHPLDARNIAEWPLPEDPMAAGQARDLVRAQLTDWHLSDEDLLMTTELVVSELVGNVVRHACGPIRLRMLRGRALICEVSDASLTTPHIRHTSATDEGGRGLQLVSALCQRWGTRHTLTGKSIWTEQPLPADG from the coding sequence ATGAATACCAGAGGCAGCGATGCGAACGACATCGGCGCGTCCATACCCCACGCCTCCCGTCCACCGCACCAGCCCTGGGGACTGCGGTCGGTGCCCCCCGTGCGGCCCCTGGAGCGCCACCGCATGCGGATGCGGCTGCTCGACGCCGTGCACGAGGACCGGCGCGATGTCGAGGTCCTCCTGACCGCGCTCCAGCACGCAGTCGCCGAGGTCCGCGGCCTGGGCGGCATGGTGCACCTCCCCGGCGGCGGCATGAGCGGCATCCTCTACCTGGTCGCCGACAGCGGTCTGCCCGAGCCGATGGCACGGCCGTGGCTGATCATCCCGGTCCGGGGCACGGCCCCGCCCAGCATGGCCGCCCGGGACGACGCCCTCGCCTGGCAGCCCGAACTGACCCCGCCCGACCCGGTGCCCGGCCGGGACCCCGCCGCCCTGTGGCCCTCCGGCCTGCCCGCCGGCATCGGTCACCTCGCCGTCCCCCTCCCCGGTGACGGCCGGCGACGCGGCGCGCTGTCCGTCCTCTTCGCCCCGGGTGACCGGCCCAGCGCCGCGGAGTGCGCCTTCCTGGACGAGGTGGCCGCCTGGATGTCCGCCGGACTCAGGTCGTCCGGCACCCTCAATCCGTCCCCCACCCTGGTCCGCGCCCTGGAGGACGGTCCGGGAACACGGGAGGAGCCCCGGCCGGACGCGGCGGGCGGCGCGCCCGCCCTCACGTACACCTGGGACCTGTGCACCGGCGCGCTGACCGCCGACCGGCCCGTCGAGGACGTGCTCACCGGCATCGACCCGGGCGTGATGAGCGGCGGCATCGAGGCGTGGGCGGCCCTTATCCACCCCGACGACCTGCCGGGAGCCGTAGCCGGCTTCGACACGGGCATCCAGCTGCGCGGCGGCTTCCAGAACGAGTACCGCATCCGGCGCCAGGACGGCACGTACCTCTGGATCGAGGCCCGCGCCCGGACGCTCACGGACGACGAGGGCAACCCGGTCATGGTGGCCGGCACCCTCCGCGACAGCAGCGAGACGCACGCCGCCGCCGAATCCGTGGGACGGGCACTGCGGCACATGAGCGACGGCTTCGTCGCCCTGGACGCGGACTGGCGCATCGGGTTCCTCAACCCCGCCGCCGAGCGGCTCCTCGGCGCCGCCGGCGAGGTGGCCGGGGCCCTGCTCTGGAACATCCCCGCGGTACGCGCCGTACCGGAGCTGGAACACCTGTGCCGCGCCACGGCGGCCGAGGGCCGGCCGGCCGAGTTCGACGTGCCGGGCCCGGAGGGGACGTCCTGGTACCACCTGCGGCTGGTGCCGGTGCCCGAGGGCCTCACGCTCTACATCACGGACACCACCGAGCGGCACCTGCGGGAGGCCGAGCGGGTCGCCGCCGAGCGCGCGGCCGCCGAACGGGCGGCCCTGGTGCAGCGGGTCACGCGGGAGCTGGCCGAGGCCGTCACGGCGCAGGACGTGATGGCGGCGGTGGCCGACGGTGTGACGGCACCCCTCGGCGCGACCGGGCTCGTCATGCTCGGCGTGGCGGGCGACCGGCTCGCCGTCATCGGCTCCCAGGGCCATCCCGACCGCTTCTGCCGACTGCTGGACGGCATGTGGACGGTGGGGGACGCCACGAACCCGGTGGCGGACGCCCTGCGCACCCGCACCCCGCTCTGCGTCTCCTCCCCCGAGGAGATCGTCCAGCGCTATCCCGGCACCGGAACCCTGCTCCGCGAGGGCGGCGAACAGGCGTGGGCGATCCTGCCGCTGGCGGTGTCGGGGCGCGAGATCGGCGCGGCCGTGATCTCCTTCGACCGGCCCCGGACCCTGGACGACGACGAACGCACCCTGCTGACCGCGCTCAGCGGCCTGATCGCACAGGCCCTCGAACGGGCCGGGCTCTACGACGAGGCGACCACCCGCGCCCGTACCCTCCAGCGCAGTCTGCTGCCGCAGGCCCTGCCCGAACTGCCCGAGGTGACCACCGCGGCGCGCTACCAGCCGGCCACCCACGGAGCCGACGTCGGCGGCGACTGGTACGACGTCATCCCGCTCTCCGCCGCCCGCGTGGCGCTCGTGATCGGCGACGTCATGGGCCACGGCATGGCCGAGGCCGCCACCATGGGCGGCCTGCGCACGGCCGTCCGTACCCTCTCGGAATTGGAACTGCCCCCCGACGAGATTCTCGGCCACCTCAACGACATCGTCGGCGAACTGGGCACCGACGCCTTCGCGACCTGCCTGTACGGCGTCTGGGACCCGGTCACCCGCCGCCTGTCCTACGCCAGCGCCGGCCAGCCGCCCCCGGCGGTGGCCCACCCCGACGGAACCGTCGCGTTCCTGCCCATGGCCCCCGACCCGCCCCTGGGCGTGGCCGCTCCCCCCTTCGAGACCCTGGAGACCGTGCTGCCCGAAGGCAGCCTGCTCGCCCTGTACAGCGACGGACTGGTGGAGAGCAAGGACCGGGACGTCACCACCGGCATGAACCACCTCGCCGCGCTGCTGTCGCGGTCCGTACGCAGCATGCCCGCCTCACCGGCGGAGCCCTTCGACCTGGACGCGCTCTGCGCCTCCCTGACGTCCGCCCTCCTGCCCTCCCACGGCGCGATGGTCGACGACGCCGCCCTGCTGCTGGCCCGTCCGCACCCGCTGGACGCGCGGAACATCGCCGAATGGCCGCTGCCGGAGGACCCCATGGCGGCGGGCCAGGCCCGCGACCTGGTCCGCGCCCAGCTCACCGACTGGCACCTCTCCGACGAGGACCTGCTCATGACCACCGAACTCGTGGTCAGCGAGCTGGTAGGAAACGTCGTCCGGCACGCCTGCGGCCCCATCCGGCTGCGCATGCTCCGCGGCCGCGCACTGATCTGCGAGGTCTCCGACGCCAGCCTGACCACACCCCACATCCGCCACACCTCGGCCACCGACGAGGGCGGCCGCGGTCTGCAGCTCGTCTCCGCGCTCTGCCAGCGCTGGGGCACGCGCCACACGCTCACCGGCAAGTCCATCTGGACCGAACAGCCCCTGCCCGCGGACGGCTGA
- a CDS encoding gas vesicle structural protein GvpA: MTVATQQSGGGGGSSGLYDVLELILDRGLVIDAFIRVSLVGIEILKIDIRIVVASVDTYLRFAEACNRLDLEAGPRKPAGLTELTGKMMESGARGKTKGALSGAAETISDAFRQAREEGQQK, encoded by the coding sequence ATGACGGTGGCGACGCAGCAGAGTGGTGGCGGCGGTGGTTCCAGCGGCCTCTACGACGTCCTGGAACTCATTCTGGACCGGGGACTCGTGATCGACGCGTTCATCCGCGTCTCCCTGGTCGGAATCGAGATCCTCAAGATCGACATACGGATCGTCGTGGCCAGTGTCGACACGTACCTGCGTTTCGCCGAGGCGTGCAACCGCCTCGACCTGGAGGCGGGCCCGCGCAAGCCGGCCGGACTGACCGAGCTCACCGGCAAGATGATGGAGTCCGGCGCCCGCGGCAAGACCAAGGGCGCACTGTCCGGTGCCGCCGAGACGATCTCCGACGCCTTCCGGCAGGCCCGCGAGGAGGGTCAGCAGAAGTAG
- a CDS encoding cysteine hydrolase family protein yields MSKTALIVIDMINTYDHEDAELLIPSVEPVVPVIADLLERARGHGMPVIYVNDNFGEWRSHHGELLDHALSGPHADLVDPLKPDADSLFVLKARHSIFYETPLTYLLHQQGIQRLVLCGQVTEQCVLYSALDAHIRHFDVVVLEDAVAHIHEDLAKAALRMMERNMGARICGSRDLWA; encoded by the coding sequence GTGAGCAAGACAGCTTTGATCGTCATCGACATGATCAACACGTACGACCACGAGGACGCCGAGCTGCTGATCCCCTCGGTGGAGCCGGTCGTGCCGGTGATCGCCGACCTGCTGGAGCGCGCACGGGGCCACGGCATGCCGGTCATCTACGTCAACGACAACTTCGGCGAGTGGCGCTCCCACCACGGCGAACTTCTGGATCACGCCCTGAGCGGGCCCCACGCCGATCTGGTCGACCCGCTGAAGCCGGACGCGGACTCGCTGTTCGTGCTCAAGGCCCGCCATTCGATCTTCTACGAGACGCCCCTGACCTATCTGCTGCATCAGCAGGGCATCCAGCGGCTCGTGCTGTGCGGCCAGGTCACCGAGCAGTGCGTGCTCTACTCCGCCCTGGACGCCCACATCCGGCACTTCGACGTCGTCGTCCTCGAGGACGCCGTGGCCCACATCCACGAGGATCTCGCGAAGGCGGCGCTCCGCATGATGGAGCGGAACATGGGGGCGCGGATCTGCGGGAGCCGGGATCTCTGGGCTTGA
- a CDS encoding DUF899 domain-containing protein, giving the protein MTNDALPPVVDTATWEHRLAALRAREKAATRELDAVAAERRRLPMVEMPDYVLEGEDGPVRLADVFEGKRQLIVYNHMWFAGKEWQCPGCTGFTSQYTRLDFLDDYDARFVIVTQGPIKEALAYKERVGNRMTWYSTADSPFGTDVGAPPGGGFAVNVFLRDGDTVYRTWHTDGRGTEQLSHSFALIDVLPYGRQEEWQDSPEGWPQSPTYSRWASSQDIAARYGPGAEGR; this is encoded by the coding sequence ATGACCAACGACGCACTGCCGCCCGTCGTCGACACGGCGACCTGGGAGCACCGGCTCGCCGCGCTGCGGGCCCGGGAGAAGGCCGCGACGCGGGAGCTCGACGCCGTCGCCGCCGAGCGTCGTCGCCTGCCGATGGTCGAGATGCCCGACTACGTCCTCGAGGGCGAGGACGGCCCCGTACGGCTGGCGGACGTCTTCGAAGGCAAGCGGCAACTGATCGTCTACAACCACATGTGGTTCGCGGGCAAGGAGTGGCAGTGCCCCGGCTGTACGGGGTTCACCTCCCAGTACACCCGCCTGGACTTCCTGGACGACTACGACGCGCGGTTCGTCATCGTCACCCAGGGTCCGATCAAGGAGGCGCTGGCCTACAAGGAGCGGGTCGGCAACCGGATGACGTGGTACTCGACCGCCGACAGCCCGTTCGGGACCGACGTCGGCGCGCCGCCCGGCGGGGGCTTCGCCGTCAACGTCTTCCTGCGCGACGGCGACACCGTCTACCGCACGTGGCACACGGACGGCCGCGGCACGGAGCAGCTCAGTCACTCCTTCGCGCTGATCGACGTCCTGCCGTACGGACGTCAGGAGGAGTGGCAGGACTCCCCCGAGGGCTGGCCGCAGTCGCCGACGTACAGCCGGTGGGCTTCGTCGCAGGACATCGCGGCGCGGTACGGGCCGGGGGCCGAGGGGCGCTGA